In one window of Posidoniimonas corsicana DNA:
- a CDS encoding FHA domain-containing protein, whose translation MLQWRLKLREARQALQAGRYEEALGALNDPQLREFLPAKRLADDLAQKYADRAARRIEWGQSCAGFADLAAVDQLGVHRDRADAIRLEYTGRVEQQAHDRLAAGAPDSALALLRRSKRRGVDSPTLRLLGEVARLWAESLEQLDSGDGARAAAGMQGCLAVLRSGAAGGAPAQLLPPLQRAHDDLAERAERHRRASDTLRSAASGRDWSAVLRAADDALAAAPRDAEAARLRRRAWRELELDETRPYQPLRREGESDRMNGRAPRPSDHRRPDARRLARAIRDTSHAPPRSKEDTSVGKPPADRRMLWVDSVGGFLVCLDDEIVIGQPAGGATPDLPILADISRRHAVLRRQNGTYVLEPIGSTKLDGEPLTGPAVLAAEHVIQLGDSVRIRFAKPHALSATARLVIESGHKTAPSADAVLLMAESCVLGPGRHSHAWCRHWSADLVLYRQDGELCCRSSAPLTVDGRQVEGPATLGESSRLEGQDFSVSVELV comes from the coding sequence ATGCTCCAGTGGCGGCTGAAACTACGCGAGGCCCGGCAGGCCCTGCAGGCCGGGCGGTACGAAGAGGCCCTCGGCGCCCTCAATGATCCGCAGCTGAGGGAGTTCCTGCCCGCCAAGCGGCTGGCGGACGACCTCGCCCAGAAGTACGCCGACCGGGCCGCCCGGCGGATCGAGTGGGGCCAGAGCTGCGCCGGCTTCGCCGACCTGGCCGCGGTGGACCAGCTGGGCGTTCACCGCGATCGGGCCGACGCCATCCGGCTGGAGTACACGGGCCGCGTCGAGCAGCAGGCGCACGACCGGCTCGCCGCCGGCGCGCCCGACTCGGCGCTAGCCCTGCTGCGGCGCTCCAAACGCCGCGGCGTCGACAGCCCCACCCTGCGTCTGTTGGGCGAGGTCGCGCGGCTGTGGGCCGAGAGCCTCGAGCAGCTCGACAGCGGCGACGGCGCCCGCGCCGCGGCCGGCATGCAGGGCTGCCTGGCGGTGCTCCGCTCGGGCGCCGCCGGCGGCGCGCCGGCCCAGCTGCTGCCCCCGCTGCAGCGCGCCCACGACGACCTCGCCGAACGCGCCGAGCGTCACCGCCGCGCGTCGGACACGCTCCGCTCCGCGGCCTCCGGCCGCGACTGGTCCGCCGTGCTCCGCGCGGCCGACGACGCGCTGGCCGCCGCCCCCCGCGACGCCGAGGCGGCCCGCCTCCGCCGCCGCGCGTGGCGCGAGCTGGAGCTCGACGAAACCCGCCCCTACCAGCCTTTGCGTCGCGAGGGTGAATCTGACAGGATGAACGGACGCGCCCCCCGGCCCTCGGACCACCGGAGGCCCGACGCCCGGCGTTTGGCCCGGGCGATCCGCGACACCAGCCACGCCCCGCCGCGATCCAAGGAAGACACCTCCGTGGGCAAGCCCCCCGCCGACCGCCGGATGCTGTGGGTGGACTCCGTGGGGGGCTTCCTGGTTTGCCTAGACGACGAGATCGTCATCGGCCAGCCCGCCGGCGGCGCCACGCCCGACCTGCCGATCCTGGCCGATATTTCCCGCCGGCACGCGGTGCTGCGGCGCCAGAACGGGACGTACGTGCTTGAGCCCATCGGATCGACTAAGCTAGATGGGGAGCCGCTGACCGGCCCCGCGGTGCTGGCAGCCGAGCACGTGATCCAGCTCGGCGACAGCGTCCGGATCCGGTTCGCCAAGCCCCACGCCCTCAGCGCCACGGCGCGGCTGGTGATCGAGAGCGGGCACAAGACCGCCCCCTCGGCCGACGCGGTGCTGCTGATGGCCGAGAGCTGCGTGCTGGGCCCCGGACGGCACAGCCACGCCTGGTGCCGGCACTGGAGCGCCGACCTGGTCCTCTACCGCCAGGACGGCGAGCTCTGCTGCCGCTCGTCGGCGCCGCTGACGGTCGACGGGCGTCAGGTGGAGGGCCCGGCCACCCTGGGCGAATCGTCCCGGTTGGAGGGGCAAGATTTCTCCGTCAGCGTCGAACTAGTCTAG
- a CDS encoding serine/threonine-protein kinase: MNLPISDPGQAALSGSNGGQADGGLDDGAGPDLPPRQPAKFLYPSGSKPLDGYTIKRGVGRGGFGEVYFATSDAGKEVALKLIRRNLDVELRGVRHCLNLKHQNLIDLYDIRVDDLDDQWVVMEYVSGQSLEEAIEAHPNGMPLELVEWWIRGIAGGVGYLHDHGIVHRDLKPGNIFLDAGGAALGDSGTIKIGDYGLSKFISCSRRSGQTESVGTVHYMAPEIANGRYGREIDTYALGVILYEMLTGHVPFEGESVGEVLMKHLTAEPNLDAVHEPYREIVSRALAKDPEVRLNSVHEIVAMLPADGAAPRPNPAPGPDRGGASYGSDRSAGPSHGPSRHSARPRATVEEPMYAALRDVVNKAKAGWHDANMPPLVQGLLIVAGIIALLSTITLWGPLTIMVGIFYAIYYAVWSIVLKPGLRAKATRSEAPTTYSPLPKPQPVRAQPIAHRPRPKPWREVVHERLRRKPTRERVTQLLGSMFASALLCLLVSAAAATWLVSGETSGDWPAVHMWLSIVTTLGCWGVLAVNTLTEARAEDQAPMRAILLGVGAMIGLIAFSVTDGLSLELPISRDMGPSPTDSMMDKAVAGHRELHDGWKRGVSAPGAAVSMTYFALLFAIPRWWRLAEYTRNKRFSLWSVAVLVLAAWLLHLLWWYPQPVGMVVAGTVAAVTMLASPWFPPSKRVELARARAAI, from the coding sequence ATGAACCTCCCCATTTCTGATCCCGGTCAAGCCGCCCTCTCTGGGTCCAACGGCGGACAGGCGGACGGAGGATTAGACGACGGCGCGGGACCCGACCTCCCGCCCCGGCAGCCGGCCAAGTTCCTCTACCCGAGCGGCTCCAAGCCGCTGGACGGCTACACGATCAAACGCGGCGTCGGCCGCGGCGGCTTCGGCGAGGTCTACTTCGCCACCAGCGACGCCGGCAAGGAGGTCGCGCTGAAGCTCATCCGCCGCAACCTGGACGTCGAGCTGCGCGGCGTGCGGCACTGCCTGAACCTCAAGCACCAGAACCTGATCGACCTGTACGACATCCGCGTCGACGACCTCGACGACCAGTGGGTCGTGATGGAGTACGTCAGCGGTCAGTCGCTCGAGGAGGCCATCGAGGCCCACCCCAACGGCATGCCGCTGGAGCTGGTCGAATGGTGGATCCGCGGCATCGCCGGCGGCGTGGGCTACCTGCACGACCACGGCATCGTCCACCGCGACCTGAAGCCCGGCAACATCTTCCTCGACGCCGGCGGCGCCGCCCTGGGCGACTCGGGCACCATCAAGATCGGCGACTACGGCCTTTCAAAGTTCATCTCGTGCAGCCGCCGCAGCGGCCAGACCGAGAGCGTCGGCACGGTGCACTACATGGCGCCGGAGATCGCCAACGGCCGCTACGGCCGCGAGATCGACACCTACGCGCTGGGCGTGATCCTGTACGAGATGCTCACCGGCCACGTACCGTTCGAGGGCGAGAGCGTCGGCGAGGTGCTGATGAAGCACCTGACCGCCGAGCCCAACCTGGACGCGGTCCACGAGCCCTACCGCGAGATCGTCAGCCGCGCGCTGGCCAAGGACCCCGAGGTCCGGCTCAACAGCGTGCACGAGATCGTGGCGATGCTGCCGGCCGACGGCGCCGCCCCGCGGCCCAACCCCGCGCCAGGCCCCGACCGCGGCGGCGCGTCCTACGGGTCCGACCGGTCCGCAGGCCCCAGCCACGGCCCGAGTCGCCACAGCGCCCGCCCGCGGGCGACCGTCGAGGAGCCGATGTACGCCGCGCTCCGCGACGTGGTCAACAAGGCCAAGGCCGGCTGGCACGACGCCAACATGCCGCCGCTGGTGCAGGGGCTGCTCATCGTGGCGGGCATCATTGCGCTGCTGAGCACCATCACGCTGTGGGGGCCGCTCACGATCATGGTCGGCATCTTCTACGCGATTTACTACGCCGTGTGGTCGATCGTCCTGAAGCCCGGCCTGCGCGCCAAGGCGACCCGCAGCGAAGCGCCCACCACCTACTCGCCCCTGCCCAAGCCGCAGCCCGTCCGCGCCCAGCCGATCGCCCACCGCCCGCGGCCCAAGCCGTGGCGCGAGGTGGTGCACGAGCGTCTCCGCAGGAAGCCGACCCGCGAACGCGTGACCCAGCTGCTGGGGTCGATGTTCGCCTCCGCGTTGCTCTGCCTGCTCGTTTCCGCCGCCGCGGCCACGTGGCTGGTGTCCGGCGAGACCTCCGGCGACTGGCCCGCCGTGCACATGTGGCTGTCGATCGTCACCACGCTCGGCTGCTGGGGCGTGCTGGCCGTCAACACGCTCACCGAGGCCCGCGCCGAGGACCAGGCGCCCATGCGTGCGATCCTGCTGGGCGTGGGCGCCATGATCGGGCTGATCGCGTTCAGCGTCACCGACGGCCTGTCGCTGGAGCTGCCGATCTCCAGGGATATGGGCCCGTCGCCAACCGACAGCATGATGGACAAAGCCGTGGCAGGGCACCGCGAGCTGCACGACGGCTGGAAACGCGGCGTCAGCGCCCCGGGCGCGGCGGTCTCGATGACCTACTTCGCGCTGCTGTTCGCCATCCCCCGCTGGTGGCGGCTCGCCGAGTACACCCGCAACAAGCGGTTCAGCCTGTGGTCGGTGGCGGTGCTGGTGCTGGCCGCCTGGCTGCTGCACCTCCTGTGGTGGTACCCGCAGCCGGTGGGCATGGTGGTGGCCGGCACGGTCGCCGCGGTCACGATGCTGGCCAGCCCGTGGTTCCCGCCCAGCAAGCGGGTGGAGCTGGCCCGGGCCCGCGCGGCGATCTGA